The DNA sequence GTAAACTATCCCCTGCAACTTATGCACTCAGGGGAATGCGAGCATCAATACTCGAAGGTAGAGACATGCCAGAAATGAAGTGAGACCGATGTTCCACTGGACACCAAGAAGGATAAAGGGTCATTTCGTTGTATGTTTCCTTGCATTCTTGGTGCAAAGAGAGCTTGAGTTCAGAATGAGAAAGAAAGGAATACACACTTCAACCCAGGAGATACAACGAGCGATAAACTCACTCAAAGTGATGAAGTTCAGCCATGGTGAGCAAAGTTACTACATGAAAGCCAAATCACTACCCCTTGCTTCGAAGATTCTTTCATTAATGAAGATAACACAACCCGACAAGGTAACGCCTCAAGAAGAACTCACTCTCTGAATACAGAGTTTGTAGTGGCAAAATTCTTCGTTTCTGAAAACACTTTGGCTTGTTCAGCTGTTTTCAGAAGATTAAGTGATAAACTCAAGAGTTAAAAAAAGAAAGTCGGTAAACCATTCTTTCTATTTTTTGGTTTCTATAAATGGTTGTTCTAATTGTTCCTTTCTCCAAACAATCTTCAAACTATGAGATTTTATTTCTGCCCTTTGTTCGCTTAACGTTATCGGTCCAGTACCATCTGTTTCTCTCTTTTAGTATGCTGATGTAGTCTTTGCCTTTAATCATGTAATTGCCATCAGCGCCTATTAACCATTTGACCGAATCGCTTTGAATTTCGCGCACAATACTCTCTCGCTGCTTGAAACCACCAAGTAGTCTGGCTTCTGTTATGCTCAAAAAGTTGTCAAGCATGGAGCTTAATCTTACTTCTGCCATTATCATGGCGTAATCAGCAACATTATCAAACAGATACTTGCGCGTTAGAGGCTGAAAAACATAGCTTCTAGGTAGGATGGTGCCGTTAACCTTGGCATTTTCATTTTTTTGTATCATCTGTCCGAGGCTATCTTTCCATTGACGCAGATTGTGTTTAGTAGCCTTATCATCCATATACGCATCTTCACCTCGCGCGATTTTCCAGGCTAGGTCAAGGCCGGTAAAATATTCGGAGTCCCAATCTAGACTGAACTCCATTTTCAGCCCTACAAATGCGCCAATTGTATCCTGTATATCTTCAATGTGCGACTCAAAGTCATTCTTACCCGCGTTTAAATTAGCGCCTGGGAGAGTCGCTGTACCAGAAATTGATATATCAAAAAGTGGTACAGCGTTTCTCTGAATTTCAGATTTGAATACTAAATTGTTTTGTAATCAATGTAACATTTGATAGAATTTAAATGTATTATCTGAATTATGTTATTGGTTTGATTTTGAATCTGAAAATTGCTGGCTATCAGTGAGAGGAAGCCTTTTAGCGTAAACAATTATCATTTTGATAATTCGCAATAAATAGAGCAGTTCGTTAAGGAGGCCAAGAGTGAAACGAGTTAGTTCTCTTTTTGTGATTTTCGTACTTCTCTTCATGCTTGCTGGGTGTCCATCTATTCAGACTATGAAAGATTCTACTCTGAAGGCTTTATTGTTTAATTCTCTTTCAGTCCCAAATTTTGATCCAGAAATAACAGAATATACGATTGAGCTTCCAAGAGGAACAACTGAAGTACCTACGATAAGCACTGTTCCAAATATCGAAGGCGTAACAATCGAAGTGATTAACGCGGAAACAATTCCCGGAACAACTAAGATAATTGTAACTGCCTTGGATGGTGAAACTGTGACCACGTATCACATCTACTTCGCCGTACAGAAGAACAATGATTCTTCTTTGAAGGCCCTTGAATATAATGCGATACCCGTTCCGGGATTTAAGAATGATAAATTGAACTACGAAGTTATTCTTCCAGCGGGATCTACTTATTTGCCAACGATTTCAGCTACTGCAAATGACCCAAATGCAACTATCACTATAACGCAGGTTCTTGAGCTTCCCGGTACTGCTTTTGTTACAGTAACTGCGGAGGATGCAGTTACAGCTTCTAACTATTCAATTTACTTCATTCCTCAGTATTTCATTGAAGCGTCTTCGAATCCATCGGATGGGGGAAACATAACAGGTAGTGGTAACTATGTTCATGGAACTCAGGTAAATCTGACAGCCACAGCTAATGAAGGCTACGAATTTATTGACTGGACAGATAATGGAGTGCGGGTTAGCACAAATGCAAGTTATTCCTTTACAGCTAACGCGGATAGAGCTCTTGTGGCGAATTTCAAGTTGAAGACCTATACACTAACAGCAACTGCAGGAGTCGGTGGTACCGTAATACCCTATGGAATTGTTGAAGTAAAACATGGCGAAGATAAGCAATTCACTATTGCTTCAGATCAAGGCTGTGAAATAAAGGAAGTAATCGTTGACGGAGTATCCGTTGGCGCTGTGAATACTTACGATTTTGACAACGTTACCAGAAATCACACTATCCACGGCGAGTTCAAGTTAAAGCTTTACACTATTGACGTCTCTGCTATCCCTGAGACTGGCGGAACAGTGAGCGGAGGAGGCAACTTTAATCATGGAGATTCCGTTGAAATAATAGCAACAGCCAACACCGGTTATGAATTTATCGGCTGGACTGAGAATGAATTGCAGGTGAGCACAGATACCAGTTATTCATTTACTGCAACCGCGGACAGAACACTTGTTGCTAACTTTAGACGGCTAACTTACTCTATCACTCTAGACGTAAATCCCATAGATGGTGGATCAGTTAGCGGGGGCGGGGCCTTCTTACATGGAGAAGAAGTAACTGTTATTGCTACTCCTAATCTAGGGAAGTACTTCATAAACTGGACAGAAGATGCAGTTGAAGTAAGCAAAGAGCCGGTCTACACATTTGTTGCCACTAAGGACTGTAATCTTGTGGCCAATTTTGAAATGAATCACGCGCCGGAATTCGACAAACTTCTACCGGTTAATGGAGCGGTGAATCAGCCAGTAGATGTGAAGCTCGAATGGAACGCTGTTGATACTAATGGTGCAACCGTAACCTACGATGTTTACTTCGGATACTCTAGCGCTAACCTTATTAAGGTCATGTATGGAACAACTCTTGAGGAGTATTATCCAGATGTGATTAAGGGATTTACCTTCTACTGGAGAGTCGTCGCTTCAAATGGATCAGTCACAACGGATTCTGGAGTAATTGCTTTCTCTACGGTAGAAGAAGTCCTTACAGATAAATCCGTACACATAATCGATAATCTACTAGATAAGCAACCTTCAGATCCAGCAACGATTGCAGTACAGGTACGAGGCATCGGGATTGTAGCGGGCTCTGAATTAGCAATAGAAATAGATACAAACTACATGGAATTTCTGAATAGAGATGGTCATACCCTTAGCGAATTTCTTGCATCTAATCCCGAGGCAACATTTGCAGACTTCGAACCCTGGTGCGAATACAAAGCTATTAGTACGGATTTCCTGTCAATAATGAAACTTAAGGATACTACCGGTTCCACCGTTTATCTGAGTGGAGCCTACAAAAATTCTGCTGGAAAGAACATTGCCGATGGGAATCTCTGGTTTATCTACGTGAAGGTAAAGGCTATAACAGGAAGGACTGCCGCGGTTTTCAGCAGTGTCTCATTTGTTGATACTGCTTTGGTTGAAATTCCAGTTGATTCAAGTGATCAGGGACTTTTCATTGTGAAGTAATGCCGGAATAGGGGAAAGCGAGTAGATAAGTGGCCGGGGGAGGTAGTTGGATGAAAAGGGCAATCGGATTTGTCGCCATTGGTTTACTGGTTCTGGTAATTGCGGGATGTTTCTCACTAGATCAGAAAGCAGTTAATTCTGAAGAGGTTTCCTTCATTCTGAATGATGACGGCTCAATATCCATTAAGGCGCTGAAGGAGCTTACGGGGATAGATGTGATAGTAGCAGCCTCTATTGAAGAAGAAGCTATAACAGTTGACGATTCCCTCCTGAAGATAGTAACCCATAGCGATGAAGGCACAACGAGAATAGCAATAGTCTCGACTTCAGCAAACATAAGGGAAGGGGAAGAGATAGCCAGAATAGACGGTAATTTCACTACCTTGAAGAACCTGGTGATATCTTCTTCTGCTAAATATCTTGAAATGCCTTCGCCAAAGACTCAGGCAAAGCCTCCGTTCCCGGATGGTATAAGCATAGTAGACGGAAGCATAGACAAAGCCTCTAATGGCTACTTTCTCGTTCACGCTGAAAATGTCAATGGATTTGCCGGAGTTGAGATCACCATAACTTACGATCCACAATACATAATCATTGACAAATCTAAGGGAGAACAAGGAGTAACTCCTCTAAACTCATTCGGAACGGGACTACTAATAGTTCAACACACCGAAAACACGATTACGATAACCTCGGCCTTCAACTCGGCAAAGAGTGTCAATTGCGAATATATCTACCAGATACATTTCGTGGCCAGTCTCATAGAGGGAAAAACATTGATTGGACTATCGGGAGAGGTACGCGATGCAAACACCGGACTAATCCAAACAGTGTTTCATGATGGTGAGATTACTATAGGTGGTCCCAAACTGATTGGTGACTTTGATAATAGCAACAAGGTGGATCTTCCAGACTTCATATTGTTTGCCAGAAGCTATGGAAGCGTACTTGGAGGAGAAGGCGAATATATTGAAACATACGATATTGCGCCTGCGGAGGACAAATACCAGGGAGTATGGGCGGGAATATACGACAGCTGTGCTCCGGATGGAGAGATAGACCTTGTTGACTTCATAATCTTTGCAAGAAACTATGGGAAGAATAAGCCAAACGAACCGCCCTTCATATCTGTGCCCGATCAGCAGGTTGCCCAAGGTGACACATTGGAACTGGATCTTCTAAACTATTCATCCGATCCCGAAGGGGACAGCCTGTTGTTCATACTTGAGGTTGATTCCCCGGGAACGATAACCGATTCAATCTACTCATACACGCCGGATTTCGAAACACTTGGAAACCAGACAGTTGATATAGCGGTTGAAGATACAGCGGGAAATATGATGACAGACACATTCATAATCGAAGTAACGAAAACTAACAGACCTCCCGTTACAGATGGAATACCTGATCAGACAATAGCGGAAGGAGAAACGCTTAACTTAGAACTGCTTGATTACTTCGAAGATCCTGACGGAGACAACCTTGTTTTCGCGGTAATTTCAGGCGTGGGTACGGTTATTGGCAGCGAATATACCTACAGTCCCAATTACGATGCTGCCGGAACATACCAGGTAACGATAAAGGCAGCCGACGGAAATGGAGGAGAGGTTGAAACGACATTCACGCTGACTGTTGAGAACACTAACAGACCTCCGGAAGAGCCGCAACTGGTATCTCCGGAAAACGCTGCCCTGTTAATCAATACAACTTCGGTAGAGCTCAGCTGGAATTGCAGCGATCCGGACGGCCAGCTTCTGACATATGATGTTTATTTCGGAGAAGACATAGAAGCGCTGGAAGTTATAGCTACACAATCAGCTACAAGTCTTCATGTTCAAGAAATAACTGCTGGAAAGACATACTTCTGGATGATAGTGGCCAGAGATCCTCACGGAGCTGAAACGGCAAGTGAAGTCTACTCTTTCAGCACAGACTATTATTTAATTCCTGGCGGAGAATTCGAAGGAATGATCTCCGGATATGCGCTCATGACTAAGGCCAACTCTCCATACATAATCACGGGAGACATCGTAGTTGAATCTGGAGCGCAGCTGATAATAGAACCGGGAGTTGAGGTTAGGTTCACCTACATATCCGATCCTGATAACAACGGACAGGAAGATACGAATGCAGCCGATCTTATAGTTTATGGAAAGCTATTTGCAGAAGGAAGTGAAACTGAGCCTTTACTATTCACTTCAAACGAGACTCCGGCGCTTAAAGGCGACTGGGGAGGAATAAGGTTTGCCTCGAGTGAAGGAACATCTAAGATAAGCCACGCAACTATTGAAATGGCGAAAGATGGTGTCTGGACATCCAGCAACTGCAATATTGAAATCAGCAACTGTGAGATAAGAACGAACATTGATTACGGGGTGCGTCTAGGAAGCAACTCAAACGCAACTATAGTTAATAGCACGATACATCATAATGCCAATGGTGTCTGGACATCCAGCAACTGCAATATTGAAATCAGCAACTGTGAGATAAGAACAAACATTGATTATGGAGTGCTTCTAGGAAGCAACTCAAACGCAACTATAGTTGATAGTACAATACATCTTAATGCCACAGGAATATCTAACTATGGAACAATGATAATCCGAGGCTGCACTATATCTTCAAGTGGAGGAACGGGAATCTATAGTAATGGAGTCTACATTGAGATCTATGAGACTTTGATAGGAGAAAACTCTTCAACGGGAATCACTCTTCATAACTCAAGTTCAAACTCAAGAGTTCAAAATTGCCACTTCCTGGATAATGGTAGTTATGGCATAGAAGGATACAGATTTGAAGTAATAGATTCCTCTTTTGCTCGTAACGGCAACCATGCAATCAGTGGGTCGAATTGCGTAGTAGAAGGATGTTTATTTACTGAAAGTATAAAGGGGATTCGTGGTTCATCCATAACTGCTGTTAATAATAACTTCGAAGGTGAATTCTGTTCTTCGTTCTATGATGACTACTCGGGAGTATACATAGACGGACAGGCTTTGATTTCACACAACGTGTTCTCAGGTTTCGCAACAGGGGTATGGTTAGCAACTTCGAGTGAAGTGACAATACAGGATAATCTTGTAACGGGAAACTACAGAGGTATCTGCTTTGCAAGTGTTGATGGCCAGAATTTGACTTGTTCAAACAACAATATTTATGGTAATCGAGACTGGAATGTCTACAACGACACTAACCAGAGAGTGGCTATCACTAATTCTTTCTGGGGCACAGATAATGAAAGTACTATAAAGAGCAAGATATTCGATTATTATGAAGATTCTAGCAAGGGTCCAGTGAGCTATACAGGGTTCAAGTCCTCTCTTATTGATGGAGCAACCTCTTCCAAAAGAATAGCTTTGATACCTTATGATAGGCAATCACTGGGGTTTGCCGATGAAGCCACAATAAGCTGGACCGCATACGATCCAGATGGGCTTTTGGAATCGTTCGATCTGTATTTTGGCGAAACTGAGACTCCTGAGCTCTATACTGCAGATGTTATAAGTCCCGTGACAGTTCCCGTTGATCATGCAAAGACTTACTATCTTGGTGTTATGGGATTTGATTCTCAAGAGTCTCTTAAAGCAGAATCAACCGTTTCAGAAATATGCATCGGACTACCGATAGTCTTCGGAGGTAGTAGTAGTGACAGTGGGCTTAGCGTTGTAGAGACATATGACGGCGGATTGGTCGTGACCGGTTATACAAATTCTTTCGGGAATGGAGATCAGGTGTATCTGTTGAAAACCGATTCAAACGGAGACCTTCTCTGGGAGAAGAACTTTGGCGGTACAAGTGATGACTATGGACACAGCGTCGTCGAGACATCTGACGGCGGACTGGTTGTGACTGGTAATACGGATTATTTTGGGAATAGTTATCAGGTGTATCTGTTGAAAACCGATTCAAACGGAGACCTTCTTTGGGAGAAGAACTTTGGCGGTACAAGTATTGACTATGGACACAGCGTCGTCGAGACATCTGACGGCGGACTGGTTGTGACTGGTTATACAGAGTCTTTTGGAAATTGCTGGCAGGTATACCTGCTGAAAACCGATTCAACCGGCAACCTTCTCTGGGAGAAGAACTTTGGCGGTACAGGTGGTGATGTAGGATACAGCGTTGTCGAGACATCTGATGGTGGTCTGGTTGTGACTGGTTTTACGGATTGTTTTGGAAATGGCAATCAGGTGTATCTGTTGAAAACCGATTCAAACGGAGACCTTCTCTGGGAGAAGAACTTTGGCGGTACAAGGAATGATTCTGGACACAGCGTCGTCGAGACATCTGACGGCGGACTTGTCGTGACCGGTGATACGTATTCTTTTGGAAATAGAAGTCAGGTGTATCTACTGAAAACCGATTCAAAAGGAAATATGCTATGGGAGAAAGGGCACGGTACTTCTAGAGGTAATTCTGGGAGCAGCGTTGTCGAGACATCTGACGGCGGACTGGTTGTGACCGGGCATACGATTTCTTTCGAGAATAACAACCAGGTGTATTTGTTGAAGACAGATTCAACCGGCAACCTTCTCTGGGAGAAGAACTTTGGCGGTACAAGGGATGATTCTGGAGAAAGCGTCGTCGAGACATCTGACGGCGGACTGGTTGTGACTGGGTATATGACTTCTTTCGGGATTAGCACGCAGGTGTATATGATCTGGACTGATTCAGAAGGTAACGGTATAAGCGAACCCGGCTGGTGAAATATCTATAGAGATCTATAAGGAAAAGACTTATTACAAAAATCTTAGAGGTGCATCTTTTAATCAGAAAATCAGTGAAGAACAAGTCTGATAAGACTTGAGCATTATCAAGAGAGAACGCAATGCTCGATTACTAAGCGCGTATTTCATACAAGGTGATAACCATGAATAGCAGATTTTCAAAGAGAATATTCCTAACACTAATGTTTGGAATACTAATAGTTTCAGCTTCAACGGTTTTTGCTAACGAAGGGAGTTGCCTGCTTAAGATAGTTGCCGCCAATGATTTGGCAAAGACCGGGACTGTGTTTGTGGACGGAAAACTTAAAGGGCTGCTTGAGTTAGGAGAGTTAGTTATTTTTGATCTTGATATTGGCACCCACAAGATTACGGTTGATGGAAAACTAATCGAGAAGCAGGAAATAGATGTGGCTTTCGAGAATGCTTATGAATCAAAACAAATAGATGTGAAGGCTATTCCTGGTCGGCGAGCAGTGCGCATTATTTCCGAACCTTCAAATGCCCTTATTAGAGTTAATGAAGATTGGATTGGTCAAAAGACACCCTGGCAGATTGTGCTTGAAGTAGGTAGAACGTATGAGATCGAATTGTTAAAAGACAATCACGGAAGTACTGTCGAGACTCTTGACATATCGGAAAAAGGTGAAGTAATTGTACTGGATATTGCTGTCCCGGTAGCAACCCCACCAGATGAACCGAGGCTTGTTTACCCTTCTAATGGTGCAACTGATTTGACTATTGGTGAGGTGTTTTTAGAGTGGGAACACTTTGATACAGCACTGCAATTTGAAGTTGACTTCAACGGGGAAAGCTACACAACGCGAAGTTCTGTTATTCCTGTTCAGCTAATTGAGAAAGGCAGAGTGTACACGTGGAAGGTAACAGCCATAAATGAATTTGATAAGAGAAGTTCCAGTGAAGAGTTCTCTTTCACAACACTGCAGAACATGCTACCAAACGAACCATCATGTCTATTCCCTGGAAACGGTACTGATAATTACCCGGACGCTGTAATTCTTCAATGGGTTTGCGAAGATCCCGAAGGTGATAGGTTAAGCTATGATGTTATTTTTGGAGAAGGAGATGCTCTTTGTACAAGGGAAATCGGAATTCCAAGTTCTAAGTTATTGGTGAGTGAATTAAAATCTGGAACACAATATTTCTGGAAAGTAATAGCGAAAGATGATTATGGAGGAGTTACAGTAGGACCATTATGGACGTTTTCAACTAAGGCCAGCACGTCTACAGAAGATTCAAAAGCGGGTTCTCTTTTTGGTAATGAAAATAGCAGCGATGATTCTTGTCAAGTTGATGTACTAAAGGAGAAAATAGTTTCTCTTGAATGGGCTTTAGAGGAATTGAAGATTCTGGTAAGAGAAAACACAAGGCTTGTAGAAAACACGTTGATCTCACTAATAACAACAGGTTCTTCTGCTTGTTCTGCTGTCCAGGGATCGAATTACTTCACCAAAGAATTTGGCAAGGGTTTACAGATAAAGATTGAATCTGATTTCAAAGGAAGCAGTATTCTCCATGACAGCGATATCCTTATGATTTTGAACGAAATATACGCTTTGAGAGCCACGAAGATTTCGTTAAACGGGAAGAGAGTACTGCCATATACATACGTACGCTGCGTTGGGGCAACCGTGATAATCGATGATGAACCAACTCAAATTATGCCAATAGTAATTGAAGTGTTGGGCGATTACGATTATCTTGTTTCGGGTCTGGGTCTATTGAAGGAGTATTTTGCAGGCAGGGAGATTGATATGTCTTTTCTGCCTGTTGAATTTATAACGATTCCGGCTTTCAACGAATAATCTGTTGAATTTTAATGTCATCTAACCAAAAACAGAAGTTGTAATTTCCTTTTTAGTCTATTTGTAATTGCTGTTATAAAGACACAATAGGGTTTTCTTAGAGGTGGAGATATGAAAAGTACAATGCTAAAGAAGCTATCTTTTCTGATACTGTTCAGTGTAATCACAGTGACAACTTCATTGGCCGCTACAAATGAAAGTAGTTGCTTTCTTAAAATAGTTGCTGCAAATGACCTGGCGAAAACGGCGAGCGTTTATATAGATGGCAAGCTTGAAGGAACCCTCGAATCAGGGGAGTTGACCATCTTCGATCTGGATGTTGGCAATCACTTAATAACACTCGATGGAGAGCTAATTGAAAAGTATGAACTAGAGGTAGTTTTCCAAAGCACGTATGAATCAAAGCGAATAGATCTAGAAGCTAATCCGGGGAAAAGGGCAGTAAGGATAACATCCGAACCTTCCAATGCAGCTATTCGAATTGACAAGGAATGGCTAGAACAGACAACACCCTGGCAGATTATTCTTGATGTGGGAAAGACCTATGAGATCGAGTTGTTCAAAGAACTATATGGTGGTAAAACACAATCTCTTTATATCCCTGATAAGGGAGAGATTATAATTCTAGATGTTGAAATACCAAAAGCAGATCCGCCCCTTAAGCCACGTCCAACATATCCCATAGACAAATCTGTCTGCCCTGATGAAATCGTAGTTGAGCTAGTATGGGAGTCACTTGATAATCCTCTGCAATATGAACTTCAGTTCGATGGTAAAGTGTATACGACTTCGTTTAGCAATGCAAGATTCTACAAGCTAGAACGTGGTAAGACTTATTCCTGGAGAGTGACGGCAGTTAATAAATATGGCATGAGAACAACAAGTGAACGATATTCCTTCACGGTTCAAGAGAACCGTGGTCCGGAGATTGCATTTGTATATCCTCAAAACGACAGTGATGATGTTTTTGCGGAAGAGTTGATCCTGAAGTGGGAAGTTACGGATGCGGATGGAGATTCTATAACTTGTGATGTTTATTTTGGTGACAAGCCTGATTCATTAGAGCCAGTGAAATCACATACCACTTCGAACGAATACATTGTAAAAGAATTGCAAAGAGGAAAACCATACTACTGGAAAATAGTTGCGACGGATAGTTATGGCGAAGTCAGCGAAAGTCTTGTGTATTCTTTTACTACTATGGCAAACAGGCCTCCGATTGAACCATTTAATATTATTCCTGAAGACGGAATGGAAAACTTACCGGATTGTTTAACACTTGAATGGGACTGCACAGATCCTGACAATGACAATTTGACTTATGCAATATATCTGGGAGTAGATGCAGATTCCATGAATCAGATAGGCGAGACCACCAACAAGAATTTTGTCTTGAATGATTTGACCAGGGGAACAACACACTACTGGAAAATCGTGGTCTTTGATTCCTTTGGGGCAAAAACCGAAGGACCACTAAATACTTTTATCACAAAGGCTAACAAACCACCAGTTATTGATCCCAGTTCTGAAGTGTTTCTTAAAGAAACCGATCGAGATGTATTTGCGGAACTTAAATGGTTCTGTGAAGATCCAGATGACAAGCTGCTGTTATATGATGTATATCTTGGAGTTGATACAGAACCCTCATTGATTCTTTCGGATCATTATCTAACCACTTTGACCAAAGAAAAACTGAAATTCGGTACAACATATTACTGGCAAATTGTTGCCAAAGATGTACATGGCGGAATTTCTAAAGGACCATTGTGGGAATTTACAACGAAGAACCCTCCGAGCTATATTCCATCTGATATTGTTCCAAAGAGGGTGTTTGTGGAGAAAGGCAGCTTCACGATGGGTGACACGTGGGGTGGTGGATACGGTGATGAAAAACCAACCCATACGGTCACGTTTACCTACGACTTCTACATTGGCAAGTATGAAACTACATTCGACGAGTACGACGCTTTCTGTGATGACACTGGCAGAAATAAACCTGATGACGAAGGCTGGGGCAGGGGACAGAGACCTGTTATGAGGGTCAGCTGGTGGGATGCGATAGCCTACTGTAATTGGTTGAGTGAGAAAGAGAAACTCCCGAAAGCTTATGACACTAATGGCAATTTGCTGGACAAAGATGGAATAGTAACTACTGACCCGTCGAAAGTAGTAGGCTACAGACTACCGACAGAGGCAGAGTGGGAATATGCAGCAAGAGGTGGAAACAAGAGTAAAGGATACAAGTATTCCGGGAGCTATAAAGTAGATGAGGTTGCCTGGTATGTTGCAAACTCGGGGGGCAAGACGCAGGAAGTTGGTAATAAAGCACCTAACGAGCTGGGGCTGTACGATATGTCTGGAAACGTGTGGGAGTGGTGCAGTGATTGGTATAATAACACCTATTACTATAACACTCCAAAGACGAATCCGTACAACAATAGTGGTTCCGATCGGGTGATTCGTGGCGGTAGCTGGGGCTGGGGCTACAGTTCGCCGGACGCACGTGTGGCGCGTCGCAGAGGCAACTCGCCCACTAGCACGGACGTCAACATCGGGTTCCGTATTTGCAGGACGGTGTTCTGATTTACACTTTAGCCTTTTTACATTTTTGCCCTTTGCTGAGTCTCCGAGCACCGGGCACGGAGTAGCCCGCAAGCACTAGAAGACCAATAAGTTGAAATGATTTGTTTCACATAACTTCACTCGAAAGGTGAACATGATGAAAGATCTATTAAGGGAACAACTAATCAGAATAGTCCAAGAGTATGGAGCAGACATACTAAAAAACCCAAAAAAGGTGAATAGTCTCCTTAAAGACTTCTGTCCTGAAGAATCAAGGGGAAAGATATTTGCAATCACCCAGTGCCTGAGAGAAGGAATACATAGAGAGCTTATAGATTCAAGCAAGAGAAAG is a window from the Mesotoga sp. Brook.08.105.5.1 genome containing:
- a CDS encoding InlB B-repeat-containing protein, giving the protein MKRVSSLFVIFVLLFMLAGCPSIQTMKDSTLKALLFNSLSVPNFDPEITEYTIELPRGTTEVPTISTVPNIEGVTIEVINAETIPGTTKIIVTALDGETVTTYHIYFAVQKNNDSSLKALEYNAIPVPGFKNDKLNYEVILPAGSTYLPTISATANDPNATITITQVLELPGTAFVTVTAEDAVTASNYSIYFIPQYFIEASSNPSDGGNITGSGNYVHGTQVNLTATANEGYEFIDWTDNGVRVSTNASYSFTANADRALVANFKLKTYTLTATAGVGGTVIPYGIVEVKHGEDKQFTIASDQGCEIKEVIVDGVSVGAVNTYDFDNVTRNHTIHGEFKLKLYTIDVSAIPETGGTVSGGGNFNHGDSVEIIATANTGYEFIGWTENELQVSTDTSYSFTATADRTLVANFRRLTYSITLDVNPIDGGSVSGGGAFLHGEEVTVIATPNLGKYFINWTEDAVEVSKEPVYTFVATKDCNLVANFEMNHAPEFDKLLPVNGAVNQPVDVKLEWNAVDTNGATVTYDVYFGYSSANLIKVMYGTTLEEYYPDVIKGFTFYWRVVASNGSVTTDSGVIAFSTVEEVLTDKSVHIIDNLLDKQPSDPATIAVQVRGIGIVAGSELAIEIDTNYMEFLNRDGHTLSEFLASNPEATFADFEPWCEYKAISTDFLSIMKLKDTTGSTVYLSGAYKNSAGKNIADGNLWFIYVKVKAITGRTAAVFSSVSFVDTALVEIPVDSSDQGLFIVK
- a CDS encoding right-handed parallel beta-helix repeat-containing protein; translation: MKRAIGFVAIGLLVLVIAGCFSLDQKAVNSEEVSFILNDDGSISIKALKELTGIDVIVAASIEEEAITVDDSLLKIVTHSDEGTTRIAIVSTSANIREGEEIARIDGNFTTLKNLVISSSAKYLEMPSPKTQAKPPFPDGISIVDGSIDKASNGYFLVHAENVNGFAGVEITITYDPQYIIIDKSKGEQGVTPLNSFGTGLLIVQHTENTITITSAFNSAKSVNCEYIYQIHFVASLIEGKTLIGLSGEVRDANTGLIQTVFHDGEITIGGPKLIGDFDNSNKVDLPDFILFARSYGSVLGGEGEYIETYDIAPAEDKYQGVWAGIYDSCAPDGEIDLVDFIIFARNYGKNKPNEPPFISVPDQQVAQGDTLELDLLNYSSDPEGDSLLFILEVDSPGTITDSIYSYTPDFETLGNQTVDIAVEDTAGNMMTDTFIIEVTKTNRPPVTDGIPDQTIAEGETLNLELLDYFEDPDGDNLVFAVISGVGTVIGSEYTYSPNYDAAGTYQVTIKAADGNGGEVETTFTLTVENTNRPPEEPQLVSPENAALLINTTSVELSWNCSDPDGQLLTYDVYFGEDIEALEVIATQSATSLHVQEITAGKTYFWMIVARDPHGAETASEVYSFSTDYYLIPGGEFEGMISGYALMTKANSPYIITGDIVVESGAQLIIEPGVEVRFTYISDPDNNGQEDTNAADLIVYGKLFAEGSETEPLLFTSNETPALKGDWGGIRFASSEGTSKISHATIEMAKDGVWTSSNCNIEISNCEIRTNIDYGVRLGSNSNATIVNSTIHHNANGVWTSSNCNIEISNCEIRTNIDYGVLLGSNSNATIVDSTIHLNATGISNYGTMIIRGCTISSSGGTGIYSNGVYIEIYETLIGENSSTGITLHNSSSNSRVQNCHFLDNGSYGIEGYRFEVIDSSFARNGNHAISGSNCVVEGCLFTESIKGIRGSSITAVNNNFEGEFCSSFYDDYSGVYIDGQALISHNVFSGFATGVWLATSSEVTIQDNLVTGNYRGICFASVDGQNLTCSNNNIYGNRDWNVYNDTNQRVAITNSFWGTDNESTIKSKIFDYYEDSSKGPVSYTGFKSSLIDGATSSKRIALIPYDRQSLGFADEATISWTAYDPDGLLESFDLYFGETETPELYTADVISPVTVPVDHAKTYYLGVMGFDSQESLKAESTVSEICIGLPIVFGGSSSDSGLSVVETYDGGLVVTGYTNSFGNGDQVYLLKTDSNGDLLWEKNFGGTSDDYGHSVVETSDGGLVVTGNTDYFGNSYQVYLLKTDSNGDLLWEKNFGGTSIDYGHSVVETSDGGLVVTGYTESFGNCWQVYLLKTDSTGNLLWEKNFGGTGGDVGYSVVETSDGGLVVTGFTDCFGNGNQVYLLKTDSNGDLLWEKNFGGTRNDSGHSVVETSDGGLVVTGDTYSFGNRSQVYLLKTDSKGNMLWEKGHGTSRGNSGSSVVETSDGGLVVTGHTISFENNNQVYLLKTDSTGNLLWEKNFGGTRDDSGESVVETSDGGLVVTGYMTSFGISTQVYMIWTDSEGNGISEPGW